One part of the Oceanihabitans sp. IOP_32 genome encodes these proteins:
- a CDS encoding sigma-70 family RNA polymerase sigma factor produces METQKIWDNFNDELYFFILKKVKDQDKAKDIFQNTFLKIHKHLTNLEKEEKARAWIFQIARNEIFNYFNKESVYVEQLSVNKEIPSEKYVRICCFDRFINDLPEIYKQVIELTYIKGQKQKDVAKELEISLENVKVRIKRAKDILKKKFNECCKYEFDKNGKLTGKAHCSICEAN; encoded by the coding sequence ATGGAAACACAAAAAATATGGGACAATTTTAATGATGAACTGTATTTCTTCATTCTAAAAAAGGTAAAAGACCAAGACAAGGCTAAGGATATTTTTCAAAATACATTCTTAAAAATTCATAAGCATTTAACTAACCTCGAAAAGGAAGAAAAAGCAAGAGCATGGATTTTTCAAATTGCTCGTAACGAGATCTTTAACTACTTCAATAAAGAATCTGTTTATGTAGAGCAGTTGAGTGTGAATAAAGAAATTCCTTCCGAAAAATATGTGCGAATATGTTGTTTTGATAGATTTATAAATGATTTGCCCGAAATTTATAAACAAGTAATTGAATTGACTTATATTAAAGGACAAAAGCAAAAAGATGTTGCAAAGGAATTAGAAATAAGTCTTGAAAATGTAAAAGTGAGAATTAAAAGGGCAAAAGATATTTTAAAGAAAAAATTTAACGAATGTTGCAAATATGAGTTCGATAAAAACGGTAAATTAACAGGAAAAGCGCATTGTTCTATATGCGAAGCTAACTAA